GGCCGGAATTGAACACTGTGTTCGACCTGGATGCGTACGTAGATCTTCCCCATTCATCCAAGTTGCGACACCATCATAAGGGCAACGATGCCGATTTCATTAAATATGCATTGAATTACAGCAAAAGAATGGTTGTAGTAAGTGGGGCAGGTGTATCTGTTGCTGCCGGCATACCTGATTTTAGATCCAGTGAAGGGATTTTCTCCACGGTGAATGGTGGTTCTGGTAAAGATTTATTTGATTATAACCGTGTGTATGGAGATGAATCGATGGGTGTGAAGTTCAATCAATTGATGGTGTCACTGTTCAAGCTGTCCAAGGATTGCCGGCCTACGAAATTCCACGAAATGCTCAACAGTTTTGCTAAAGATGGCAGACTTTTAAGGTTGTACACCCAGAACATTGATGGTTTAGATACACAGTTACCTCATTTATCGACGAATGTCCCCTTGACAAAGCCGATACCCAGTACAGTACAGTTACACGGAAGTGTAAGACACATGGAATGCAATAAATGTCTGAATGTCGAGCCTTTTGACCCTGCAATATTCAGATGTGACGATGAATATGATTCTCCGACTGAAATCATACCGTCATGCCCACAATGTGAAGAATTCGAGACAGTGAGAAAAATTGCAGGTTTAAGGTCCACTGGTGTTGGCAAGTTGCGTCCGAGGGTAATCTTATACAATGAGATTCACCCTGAAGGTGATTTCATCGGTGAGATTGCTAATAacgatttgaagaaaaggcttGATTGTTTGattattgttggaacaagtcTGAAGATTCCTGGAGTGAAGAATATTTGCAGACAGTTTGCGGCCAAAGTCCATGCAAACAAGGGGATTGTATTATATTTGAACACCAGCATGCCGCCTAAGAATGTATTGGATTCTTTGAAGTTTGTAGACATGATTGTGCTGGGTGATTGTCAGCATATTACTTCGTTACTATAGAGGTATGGCTTCGTTTTCTTCGTACAGttctgaaaatatcattAATGCATTATTAgacatatacatatatacatatatatattcgtGATTCGATTACATATTAAAATTCAGTCATGTCCTTTCTACGTAACTAATACCGGTGGTGGAGGTATATCGGGCACAAGACCTAGTTCAAATTTGCTTGCTTTGAATATATTTAGTGTTTCCTCAGCAAGATCAGTCAACTCTAGAATGCCATCCTTTTCAGAGGGCAACCCTTGAACAAATCCAGTGTTTTCAGGCGCTACCTTGATGCAGTTGTTGGTGGTCTTCATAGGTTGCTGTCCAAACCCAAATGAAGCTGGCCCACCATTATTCTGTGAAATAGGGTTTGCATTTGTATTCGGTGCTGTTTGGCCGAATAGAGAACTAGTTTGGGGTGTCTTGTTGGCATCTGATGAAATGCCAAATGAAAAACCTTTATTACCAAAGGGAGATTGAAAAGCTGTATTTTGATATGCATTGGAATTAGGTGCAGAACGGAAGGTGCCGGCCGCTCCTGAAGCGAAAGAGGATTGATTGGATGAACCTTGATTATCCGTACTCCCAAATGGGTTGCTATTGCCactgctgttgctgttattGCTGATATTAGCTTTGAAGTTAGCAAGACCAAAGCCAGGGGACGCTCCGCTCTGAAGGTTGCCAAAAGGCGATTTATTATTGCTGTTAGCACCAAATGAACCAAAGGGGGCTGCTCCCGTTCCGGCATTTGCACTCGTATTTTGAATAGCTCCAAATGGTGACTGTGTATTACTGGTTGTAGTGAAAGCAGGTTTACCAAAGGCTGACGATGTGGAAGATGGATTTTGTGCCTGGTCCTGTTGCAGTGACCCAAAAGGAGAAGCGGACGTTAACGGCTTGTTTTGTATAGCGCCAAACGCAGATATATCACTGTTATTCGTAGCACTTGATGCTGCAGCAGTTCCGTTTACTCCAAATCCCGCTTGTCCAAATGCAGATCCCATTGAGCTGGGAGCTTTGGTAAAATGATTGCCTGCTGCAGCTGTAGATCCAAAACCAGATGACCCAAATGAGGGGGCTCCAAATGCAGATGAAGTGGAGGGCGCATTAGTATTAGCAGGTGCGCTAGATCCAAATGCGGGTGTTCCAAATGCTGAAGACTGTGCTGCATTGTTGATGCCGTTGAAAGCGCTAGCGGTTGCATTGCCAGTATTGCTGGTACTCGCGCCAAACTGAGGCACCCCAAACGTAGAACTACCCGCACCTCCTGCCATCGTACTTGCTCCGAAGCTTGGTTGGCCAAATGCACTGCCTCCCGCTGCATTACTATTAGCAGTAAAAGGATTGATACCGCTTGCATTTGAAAGGTTGGG
This is a stretch of genomic DNA from Saccharomyces kudriavzevii IFO 1802 strain IFO1802 genome assembly, chromosome: 4. It encodes these proteins:
- the NUP42 gene encoding FG-nucleoporin NUP42 (similar to Saccharomyces cerevisiae NUP42 (YDR192C); ancestral locus Anc_8.398): MSAFANPFTSGIKPNLSNASGINPFTANSNAAGGSAFGQPSFGASTMAGGAGSSTFGVPQFGASTSNTGNATASAFNGINNAAQSSAFGTPAFGSSAPANTNAPSTSSAFGAPSFGSSGFGSTAAAGNHFTKAPSSMGSAFGQAGFGVNGTAAASSATNNSDISAFGAIQNKPLTSASPFGSLQQDQAQNPSSTSSAFGKPAFTTTSNTQSPFGAIQNTSANAGTGAAPFGSFGANSNNKSPFGNLQSGASPGFGLANFKANISNNSNSSGNSNPFGSTDNQGSSNQSSFASGAAGTFRSAPNSNAYQNTAFQSPFGNKGFSFGISSDANKTPQTSSLFGQTAPNTNANPISQNNGGPASFGFGQQPMKTTNNCIKVAPENTGFVQGLPSEKDGILELTDLAEETLNIFKASKFELGLVPDIPPPPVLVT
- the HST4 gene encoding NAD-dependent histone deacetylase HST4 (similar to Saccharomyces cerevisiae HST4 (YDR191W); ancestral locus Anc_8.396), which codes for MRHEFVLPITPPSTVEKKSQTEDHRNEGLKPRKLLPQLKRSVCNRKPRLKYRPELNTVFDLDAYVDLPHSSKLRHHHKGNDADFIKYALNYSKRMVVVSGAGVSVAAGIPDFRSSEGIFSTVNGGSGKDLFDYNRVYGDESMGVKFNQLMVSLFKLSKDCRPTKFHEMLNSFAKDGRLLRLYTQNIDGLDTQLPHLSTNVPLTKPIPSTVQLHGSVRHMECNKCLNVEPFDPAIFRCDDEYDSPTEIIPSCPQCEEFETVRKIAGLRSTGVGKLRPRVILYNEIHPEGDFIGEIANNDLKKRLDCLIIVGTSLKIPGVKNICRQFAAKVHANKGIVLYLNTSMPPKNVLDSLKFVDMIVLGDCQHITSLL